The genomic interval TCTCTTTTTAACGATAGGTATTCTGTCAGGAGCAGTATGGGCTAATGAGGCATGGGGATCATATTGGAATTGGGATCCCAAGGAAACTTGGGCCTTTATTACTTGGACCATATTTGCGATTTATTTACATACTCGAAAAAATACGAAATTCGAAAGTGTAAATTCTTCAATAGCGGCCTCTCTGGGCTTTCTTATAATTTGGATATGTTATTTAGGAATCAATCTATTAGGTATAGGATTACACAGTTATGGTTCATTTACATCTAATTGAATTGAATTTAATTAAGGAAAAAACCTCTGGCAAATACAAATAAAGAAAGCATAAGTATATATACATCATAAGAGATAAGTATATATACATATCTAATATACTAATATATAAAATATATAAGAAATTTTAGTATATATTCGATATTCTATTTATATATAATATATTTGATATGAATATAGAAAGAATAAAGAAAAAATGGAATTGTCGAGAACCCTTTAAATCAAGTAGTAATGTAATGATTCAAGGGGTTCTCACAAACAACAAACATATTTACATATAATTAATTCCAATTTTGTTATGTGGTTTATTTCTCTTTTTTTGGGGGGTTGTATTAATTTTCATTAAAAAAATTTAGAAAAAATTTGATAGAATGGCTTCAACCTTGTCAACCGAGAATGAGAAAATAAAATCTGGATAAATACCAATACCTATTACGGGTATAAGGATAGAAATCGAAATAAATAATTCTCGCGGACCAGAATCAAAAAAATACGAGTTTGGTGTATTAAAAAGCTTGTATCCATAGAACATCTGCCGTAACATGGATAATGAATAAATAGGAGTTAATATAATTCCAATTGTGTTTAAAAAAATTATTAGTATTTTTGTCATTAAAAGATATTTTTGACTGGTTAGTATTCCAAAAAAAATCATCAATTCTGCAACAAAACCGCTCATGCCTGGCAATGCAAGAGAAGCCATTGATAAGATACTGAAAACTGTGAATATTTTGGGCATTGGGATAGCCATTCCACCCATTTGGTCAAGATAAAGAAGACGTAGTCTATCATAACCAGTTCCCGCCAAGAAAAAAAGCGCAGCACCAATAAATCCATGAGAGATAATTTGTAAAATGGCCCCGTTGAGCCCCGTATCACTTATAGAACCAATTCCAATAATTATGAAACCCATATGAGATACCGAGGAATAAGCTATTCTTTTCTTTAAATTACGTTGACCAAGAGATGTTGAAGCTGCATAGATTATTTGAATTGAACCTAATAACATTAACCAGGGGGAAAATATGGAATGAGCGTGAGGTAATAATTCCATATTAATTCGAACCAATCCATATGCGCCCATTTTTAATAAGATTCCGGCTAAAAGCATACAAGTGCTGTAATGTGCCTCTCCGTGGGTGTCCGGTAACCATGTATGTAAGGGTATAATCGGCAATTTTACAGCAAAAGTAAAAAGAAATCCCATATAAAATATTATTTCGAGCACCCCAGGATACGATTGATTAGTTAATGTTTCAAAATTTAATGTCGGTTCATTAGAACTATATAAACCGATACCTAGAATTCCCATTAATAAAAAAATAGAGCTTCCCGCAGTGTATAAAATAAACTTTGTAGCTGAATACAAACGTTTCTTTCCCCCCCACATGGATAAAAGTATATAAACTGGAATTAATTCCAATTCCCACATGATGAAAAAAAGTAAAATGTCTTGACAAGAAAAAGGTCCTATTTGACCGCTGTACATTGCTAGCATCAGGAAATGGAATAATCGGGATTCTCGAGTAACCGGTTGAGCCGCTAAAGTA from Arachis hypogaea chloroplast, complete genome carries:
- the ndhD gene encoding NADH-plastoquinone oxidoreductase subunit 4, which gives rise to MYLIFITNYFPWLTIVVLLPIAGGSLIFLFPHRGNKVIKWYTICICLIDLLITAYAFCYHFQLDDPLIQLTENYKWINFFDFYWRFGIDGLSIGPILLTGFITTIATLAAQPVTRESRLFHFLMLAMYSGQIGPFSCQDILLFFIMWELELIPVYILLSMWGGKKRLYSATKFILYTAGSSIFLLMGILGIGLYSSNEPTLNFETLTNQSYPGVLEIIFYMGFLFTFAVKLPIIPLHTWLPDTHGEAHYSTCMLLAGILLKMGAYGLVRINMELLPHAHSIFSPWLMLLGSIQIIYAASTSLGQRNLKKRIAYSSVSHMGFIIIGIGSISDTGLNGAILQIISHGFIGAALFFLAGTGYDRLRLLYLDQMGGMAIPMPKIFTVFSILSMASLALPGMSGFVAELMIFFGILTSQKYLLMTKILIIFLNTIGIILTPIYSLSMLRQMFYGYKLFNTPNSYFFDSGPRELFISISILIPVIGIGIYPDFIFSFSVDKVEAILSNFF